The sequence CAGCCTTAGCAGAGAAAGCACTATGCCCCGAACCCTATTGACAACATGACGCATGAAAGCTAATCATCATAGCCCAAATCCAAATAGTAAATTAGGAAAAGGAAaacagaaagctagtcaatcattAGGTTGAATCATGTTGTGCAGGAATGTATGTTAtcatgtgaataggacataagtaggtcagaggacacttgcctccatcaAACAATTGCTCAGGTTCTCCTCCTGCAACTCCTTTGGACTCCGCAAACGGACTGTTATTTATGTGATTGCACACATACATTAAACATGCTTGAAATagaaaagaacaatacaccatacaagggtaAAGATCGTTAAAACATGCAACACAACATAGAGCTCTCTTCTACAGTCACGTGAGAAAAAGAAGCGCGAAAATTGAAGCTACGATTGAAAAGTTATAACTTTCGGAAGATTTGCGTGATTAATACGTAAAACTATGTTTCTAAATTGATTTTAATTAATATAAACCATTTGAGGAAGATATTTTAGAGAAATTGGTGTTTGGACTATCGGTCCTAACCAACTAGTGTAATGATGTCGCATGCCCAAAATCTAGATGGTGTGCGAGTTGACACAAGCAattttatcctggttcgggcaatGCGGGGCCCTACTTCCAACAGAGGGGGATGAAGCTTATATTACTCGCACTGAGGTGCCTATAGTAGGGATTACAACCACAATGGGAGAGGAGAAGTCCCCAAGTCCCTATaactgattgaggcaagtgccaataccgAAAGACGGGAGAAAATCTACCAAGTGTCTCGCGTGCCCCCCTAGAGGAGTCATGAATgccctatttatacacctaggGGATGTACACTATGGAGCCAGAGGCCATCACGCTACCAGGGGACGTCTTGGCGCCCTATGGATGACTCGACCTTGTACTGCATTATTGACTTGAGCCTATGATGGGTAACGTTAGGAGTCCTTCGCTGCAGATACCGAGGTCAGAGCcctgctcgggcgaggcggaagtcttcCCGTGGTGATGGTTGAGTTTTCCCTGATGTGCGCCACAGTTGGTGGAGTGGTCGCCTGCGGGATTCACGGTGGAGCAGGTAgccgaggccgagctcgggcgaggcggagacggtACCTGAGGGCGAGCCCagcgtcgggcgagacggagattgcACCAGAGGGCGAGCCCTACGTTAGGTGAGGCAAAGATTTGCGCCCGAGGGCCAGTCTACTCTTCCGTCATGTTAGGTGTCCCATCTAGGGATGGCAGACGGCGTGCGCGCACAGTGGCGCATGGGTAATCATCTTGTTGTGCCCGGACATGATTGTTGTATTGTTGCCACTATGCTCATGTGCCTCTGTGTGGGGTAGGTATGCACATTAAATGAGAGTGTCCCCCGCTGGCCTTCAGGTGTGCCTTGTCCTCTTCGCCTGAGACAGGCTCGAGTGAGACGGATAGGGCAATTATAGCGCGAGGTGACCTCGAGCGAGGCGGAAATGGGAGGCATGAGCTGTGAGGGCTCAGGCGATACAGATGTTTGTCTGAGATGGAGGACCCTCGGGGAGGGGTCTCGGTCATGATAGCGTTTATGGGGAAGACCCCTATGGTGGGCCTCGGGTGAGGAGGTGACTTGGCCTCTTACCTTTGGGGATTATGCCTGGGCAATTAACAATTCCTGAGCGCATTTTTAAAGGTGTAATCCGGATACCCTAGTTATCACACACGACAAATACCCAATTTAACTTTAGTCTGAATTAAAATCTGATTAGAAATCGTATTTTAAAACTTGACAAATTATATGTATAACCTGTTACGTAGAATTCGTAACATCTAAATAATTAATTTAAAACCTACACGACCTACGAGAATCACCTATTGATATCGTGTCTATAGTAAGCAAGTATTAATTCAAAATTTGAGTAGACATTAATCACATTAACATGTATTTATAAAACGTAGATTAAAACTACAACTTAGTTTTAATTAGAAAGTTTAGACAAACAAACAATCAATTAATTAATTATAACATGTGTCATGacaaaataatgttactaatacGAAATCGATATCGTTACGAAGTTGACGCGACTGAAATGAGTCGAAACGGGCTTACAACACATAATATATTGAATAAATAACAGTTCACGGATTATAAACGACACAACATATGAGAACTGTTAAACCATATGAAGTCTAACTATATGGTACATAAAATAACACAATATATTTCATAGCAATAGTTTTATAGCATATACTTGGTATATATCAAACAAACCTAAGTTTTAGTTGAGTATATAATTGATCATAAAGTAAAATTGCTCAAATACCGGTTATAAGAGACAACTGAGCAAGGGGCAATGGGCGGTCGAGCGAGTGACGCTAGTGTCGGGCCACGAGAGGGCGACAAGAGGTGTCATGGAGCCGCTAGACAAGCTAGTGAAATGTGGCACCGCAAGCCCACGGAGTTGTCGAGCGGGCGACAAGTGATGCCAACAGGGCAGCGGTTAGCTCTCGACTACGTTGTGCACTACGCTAGGGCAGTTGGGTGAGTGAACAATGGGTGTAGACATATGACACACCTAGGAGGAGGATGCGCATGCGCAAGTTGCTAGGTCGTCGGATGCAGTTGGGCCACTAGCCCTCAAGACACCCAAGCGTATTTTTTATTTTAGCCTAGATACAATTTAGATTTTTGTTACATATACTTAGTTTTTTTATAAAAACCTTGGGTATTCATTAATGAATACCCATGCCACTGATGTAGGCTCACCCCTAAGCAATGAGATGCACAACAACTCAAATTTTGGTACTACATATCTGGGTACCTTGGTACGACATGGTACAGAATGAAGTGCCAAATGAAGCAGACTATGTGAACATTAAATCTTCAGATGGTGAAGACACATCCTATGACCTCACTAATCATCAAGGGATCCAGGTGGAGGCTGCTTCGATCCTAGACCGAGTGGTAATTTTGCACTCTAGAAGTTTTGTTGAACAACGAGAAATAGTAATGCATATAGCAAACTAAGATTTCTTGTTGCTTCCAAGGCAACAACTTGAAGCAATATGAAATTGACATTGATCATTTTTGTAGGACATGCATTGACTATAAGATACTTTCCTTTCTAGGAGTAAGTTGTGATGACAACACTCTCAAACACATATGTGCTCTGAGTTGATGTCGCGGCATGCAAAGTACACTTAAACAAGGAGTGAACAGATGATTAATTTTTAGTGTACATAGGTCGCGGTACGACTATCTACCCTATTGATCTAGTTAATGTTATCCTCTAATCACTTCTTGACCAATAAAATCTAAAATCCTATCAATACCTTTTCTTTGGGCATCCATCATCAAATAAATAAATGATGACCCATATTAGTTGATACAACTCATCCTTTCCATGGAGGCATGGACTAACCTAAATCTTATATCCTCAAATGGAATTATTAGTTCACGTccattgtcattaattaccaaaacattaaatTTGGACCTAGATGCTTATAGTTGGGCGCACCTTCCTCTGTCTTATTTGCCTTTTGACTATAGAATTTGACCTCCAGTTGATCAATGACCTCGCACATCCAAACATCCTCCTTTGGTTGCTAGTGCTTTTGTGTGTACTTGTCTGCTTCAGCTAGATCGATGATCTCATGAAGTCTAAAATTACCTTTCTCATCCTCGCCACCCCGAAAGGCCTCCACGATTTGAGACAAGGCGGGGTGAGGAATTTTCCTTTTCTAGCTTATAAACTTCTAAGGTTGAATCAATAGATTAGAGAATGCTAGAAGGATTTAGTAGAGGCGACAATTGAATGAGATCTATCTCTACTAGAGAACTAGTTGAGTGCGTTTAAATTGAAGGTCATCGTCAAGGTTTATGGCATCGACCTCAACGCCACATTATGGCTTCTATGGCGTCCACACCATTTGTAGCATAGTACCTCAATGTTATAGGTTGTAGCATCGAAACTAAGAAACTAAGGTTCAAATTCGGGCCTAGATGCTTACAGTTGGGCACACCTTCCTCCGACTCATTTGCCTTTTGACTATAGAATTTGACCTCTAATTGATCGACGACCTCGCACATCCAAACATCCTCCTTTTGTTACTATTGCTTTTGTGTGTATTCGTCTGCTTCAGCTAGATCAATGATCTCCTGAAGTCTAAATTTGTCTTACTCATCCTCAACACCCCGTAAGGCCTCCACAATTTGAGACAAGGCGTGGTGACCAATTTTCTTTTTCTAGCTTCTAAACTTCTAAGGTTGTCGTGGTTTTAGAAATCAGGGACAATAGAATTTATGTTTGGAGAAGATGCTAGCgtggactcactccgaatggtcAATCGCTCGGATTCGAGCAAAGGGTTTGAGACAgagatttatactggttcaggcttTCGCCCTAGTCCAGTGTAGTATTGATTGTAGTGTTGCTTGAGGAGTGTGTTACATCTGGTGCGTGTGTGAGAAGAAGGAAGGGTGGTCTGCCCTTTATAGCTTAAGGGTAGGGCCTTATAGAGGAGACTTGTTTTCTACTGGTGAGAGCGTGATCTGTTACCCCCCGTCGACGTAGTGTCTTTGATGTCGTCCGTGGGGTCGTGTGTAGACGTACTCCTGGTATGGCGTATCGCTTTGTTCGTCTAGCATATGGGCCCCTGTAGCAAGTCTGATGCATATGTCCTTGTAGTGGCGCATGGCGGATCCCTCGGGGCAGTCTCATGGTGCGATCGTGCGCGGCACAGCCTCGCTTTTTGTCATGAACCCTACGTCACCCTCCAGCGTGTGTAGGCATACATCTAGTATATTGCATTGTCCCATCGTTCTCGGTATGCGGGTCATTATAGAGACTCTGGTGCTTAGGTACCCCATAACTAGGGTTGATTGGCCCCACAAGGCAGTCAGGATACGCTAGAGACCGTACGCGGTGGCGTGACGTCGTGTTGACAGATACCTCTCGACGTTCCTTCGGTATGTCACGTTCATGGTCTAGACATGGTTTAGTGATGATGTGTTTTGTCGTAGCTGATGTGCATTAGTACTGGATCGAGACATCTACCTCGCTGAGTTGCTCGGTGAGGACTTGGTCGGCCGCCCCGTATTGCTGTTTCTCGACATGGAGTTAGTCGGTCGCTGCGCGTCGCATGGTTGCTCAGTAGAGGGTTGGTCGGCAGCTCCGCCTCGCAGGGTTGCTCGGCAGGGAGTTGGTCGGCCGTTTTGCCTCGTAGGGTTGCTCAGCCGCTTCGCCTCACAGGGTTGTTCGACAGAGACTTGATCGTACACTCCGCCTCGCAGGTTACTCGGCAGAGGGTTGGTCGGCAAGTGAACCGTTAAGAGTCTACTTTAGATACTCGGTCCCCGACAAAGATTGAATCAATAGATTAGAGAATGCTAGAAGGATTCAGGAGAGACTACAATTAAATGAGATCTGTCTCGACTAGAGAACTAGTTGAGTGCGTTTAAATTGAAGGTGACCTCAAAAGGTATGGCATCAACCTCAAAAAAACTAGTCAACGCGACCGTTAGGGCCTCTGTGGCATCCACACCGTTTGTAGCATAGTACGACGTTATAGGTTGTAGCATCGAAACAAGAAAAAAAACTAAGGTTCGAATGCAGTAATAATGCAGTAATAGTACCATAAAAGATGTGTAAACTTGAAATATTGACAAAATAAAAACAAAATGGAAAAAAAAAACGCAGGCGCCCACACTGGTCCAGTGGTCCTCCCTCTGTTTGGTGCTTTCCTCCCCACCCCCACCCACAGGCCTACTACGAGACGGTCTGCCTGCAAGAGGCGTCACATCGCACCCTGCGCGGCCGAGCCCTTCTTTCTTTGCCAAGTCGGTCAGAATATGCCTTCCTTGCCGCCCGCAACAGGTTCCGTGCGCAGACTTTCCAAGGTCTCTCGCCTTCTTTCGTATCACATGGTCGGCAACCAGGATCCTTTTATGCATTGTCTACAACTACCACTATCAGTACTGTCCTAGACTTTTTCCACTTACCATACCATCAACACGGCTAGTTTTTCCACTACCATACCATCAACACGGCTAGTTTGGAAATTCAAAACCACTTCGAAATTTAAGAGAATTAGAGAGAAAATTAGTTAATTTCTATCTTAATCTTCTCTAATCTCGAAGAGGATTTGAGGTTCCCAAAGAAACATGTTGCCATGCCTCAAATGCCTGTGCAGTGCAGATTGCACATTGCAGCATCACAAGCTACGTTACCAACAGGGTTTACCGGTATTACTGTACTGTACTGAGAAGCATCCACAGATCACTTTTTTTTTGGATCCAGCAGTAGATCACAGTTGAGCAACAAGATCAGGCATTCAGGCCAGAGATATTTGGCTGGCTGCGGCTGAAGACAAGCCGGGCATCATCATAATTATGTCATGGAACTCGgccatagatagatagatagattaaTCTGCTGCTATGAATTGATTTCGCATCCATCAGGTTTTTAAGCTCTCATCATCACAACCAAATGAAGTCAGAAATTTATGAAAGAAGGGGAGGGGGCGCCattcgtggtcgaggtcgtggtcaTGGCGCCAGCTTCAGCATTTTATGTGTTGGGGGTTACCCGGCCTTCGTCTTCCGGTTCTCGCCATCGCTCTGCCATCGATGGATGGTTTCTTTCTGCAGTGCACCCGCATACTTTGCGCCTATTTTCCTGAAGGAAAGAAAAAGACCAATCTTGCTTTACCATGATGATATAAAAACACCAATACCACTGAACTGCTTTACATATGACTGTTTTCAGATGTCCTCGCCCACCCGGGCACTACCAGAAACCATGCTCTCTTGCCCGAAGAATCAACCTTCGGTTGTTCACCAAGAAGCGGTTATGATAGTTCAACCATCGGCAAACTGTCAGCTTCTCTAGAATATTGCCTAACCCAATTGTAAGCTGCATGAGACTATCAAGACAGGGCCAAAGGCTGATTAGCAGCCCACCTAGAGTACATGCAGGTCCTAAATGAGTGTTGCCATCAGTCATgtatttggggggggggggggggggggggggggggcacatGCCCATGTCTCCCTCAAGCAACTAAACAGCTACACATGCAAGCAAAGGAACAATGAAAGGAAATCTAGTGCCCAAGAAAAGTTCTAAACACAGCACCAACCCACCCGTCCTCAACAAGTGAAGCAATATGCTTTCTCCGGCCACAGATCATGGACCACAAATACCACGTAGGTACCAGTGGTACAGAATAAACAGGTACGTAAGATTTAACGGACATTATTGCAAGCATAATGGAGGGACAGCAAAACGGCAAATGCACACCTTCCCAATTGCTCCCATCTACCCTGGCAAATCTTGCCTAAACTTCACTGTTTTACCATTGCTTTCTTCTCTTTCTATCCCACTGAAGAGACATCTACCTACATTGCACAATTTCACCTACTACAGTGTATGTTATGTGCAGGTGAAGAGAACCCGAACTTGCATATCCTGAAGCTAATGGAACAAAGTGGACACAGTTCCCTATCCTACCACCAAGAAGAAACATGAGATTATCCTGACAGTGACAGATATTGGCATTGTCACCCGATTTCCCAATCTCATTAAAAAAAAGTCACATCAAGACAATGCTCTGTCTGGCCTTTCTTTTTGCCAGTGGGCGCACTAATTAGCTCACAGCATCAGATCCCTAGAGCACACTCACATAAGCAATGACAGCAGCGATGATTCTTGTCATCCCAGTACCAGACGAAATAATCAAATAAAAACAATTGCTCGCGTACCAAGCCTGTTCACTAAACAACTCTCAAATCTCAAGGTACCAATGATGCGTGGAGCTGTGGGAGACTGGAAACGGCCATGAACCATTGCCATTATTTCCCATGCCTTGGTGTAAGACTCAACTGCTCCACTTAACAATCCAGTCCACCCTGGGACATCAGTTAGTGACACACCTAACTAAAAGATGAGCATGTCACCATGTGCTACATAAATAAACAAGAACTTGTCACCACGAGCTGGCATATGCTTGAACAGAATTATTGCGTCTTTTATGTGATTCCAATTCAACATCGCATCTGTGGCCACCGGATAGTTGTGATAAAGCTAACTGCATTACTGCGTTTAACAATGATAATCTGGAGATAATGGCATGGGGAATTCAGCGCTCACCTCCGCTCTCTCGCTCCGGGCAACTCATCGACCTGCCGACCTTGCCGCCGGCGTGGTCTTGTTGGCGGCTATGATTGACCACCTTCGCCGAGCTTACCCTGAACCCGGCCCCGGCCCTGCCGGCCGTCTCAGGCATGGCCTCATCAGGGGGCAGCTCCACGTACTTGGCCGCGCTCATCTCCATCTGCGCGATGCGCACGGCGCCGAATAGCCTCTCGGGCAGCTCCTCCTCGGACTGGGACTCGACGAGGAACCCCATGTCGATGGTCACCGACGTGACGGCGCCGAGCGCGAGATGCAGGATGGCGCTGGCGATCGCTGAGCTGCCGATGTCGACGTCGATCTCGAGGTAGTCGTCGCCCTTGTGGTAGCGGCACGTGAGCGCGCGGCCGAGCAGGCAGGCCGCGTAGTTGCCGACGGTGGCGCGGACGATCCAGGGACCCTTGACGATGCGGTTGGCTATCTTGAAACGCGCGTTGCGGTACGCGTCGTCGCCGTGGATGAAGCGGCCGAGCAGCGAGTCCGGCGGGATGGGTGCCTCCGCCGCGAAGTAGAACACGGCGCTGTACGCGTCCGGCCGGCCCGGCACCTGCGGAATCAGAAGCACGGGACGCGTAAGACGAGAAAAAGGGAAATCGAATCCTTTTTCTCTTCTCTCGCTCCTCACGGCCATCACGCGTCTGCGCCTCCCTGTTCCTGGTAGGATAGAATCTAGATGCGATGCGATCGGGGCCGGGCGGTGGGGGCGAACCTGGAGATTGACGGCGAGGAGGAAGTGCGCGCTGGGGTCCTTCCTGAGGCGCGCGCGGCGGAAGGCGGCGGCGACGCGGTTGTCGTCGCGGGCGAGCACGTGGTCGAGGCGCGCGTGGGAGCGTAGCCAGTCGACGCCGGCGGGGCGGAGCAGCCAGTCCGCGGCGGACGGCGCCTTGCCGCGCTTCCCGCCGCCGCTGGAGAAGTAGCCGCGCGCGCGCAGGTGGAAGAGGTCCCCCGGCGGCGAGGCCCAGCCGTTGGTGCCACGGTCCAGGTCGACCAGCCGCAGCGAGCAGGCGGCCACGGCCTCCTCCCGCCAGCTCTTCTCGCCGGAGCCGGCGGCGGCCTGGCCAGGGCGATCGGGCTTCGTTGGGCACATCGCCGGGCGCTGGCGAGGGGTAGTTTGGGGAGAGATTTCGCTGGGTGGGCTTGGCGTCTTTGCGCGAATGGAGGAGCGGGGGGCGATGGACTTCGCTTTCGGAGGAGCTACCTATAAAACAGTGGGATGGCCGGCCGGATGCAGATGCAATGCCCCAGATGCCAGATCTTCTGGAAGCGAAAAAAATAGTTAATGAAATATATTTTTtcggttttaaatgataaagtatTTTGTCTTTTTGAATGCGTTAATTTTACTCCATATCTAATACATTGTAAAGTTTATGTATTAAGACGTCTTATTTAAAGTATAAATACTTGTATGTTACATATATCTAGATGTATAGTAAAATCTACGTGCTATAAAAACGTCCTATAATTAAAAAAACTACTATGTAATACTAATAATAGTGTCACGCGGTGCCTTTGCTTTTAAGCACATCGACTCTCTAATTTGTTGCCAAGTTCGTACGCTGAGCAATACGGCAATCCAACGCTGAGTCCTGGTTAAGAAACCACTTAGGGCCCGTTCGTATGGATCGGATTGGCCTGTTTCCAGGTGGAATAAATTGGTCCGGTTTGGAATTTAGTTGGAGTCATTTCAACCGTTCGTTTAGCTTTAAACTGGAAGCAAAACAGGCCCGGTTTAAACTTTCTCCTCCTTCCATGGCCCGGAACAAAGCCTTGTGTTGTCTCCTCTGGATAGAATCATCGCCATGGTAACGCAAATTCACCAGGTTTAAGTAAACCAGCTGGATCCACTCTATTTGGGCCAGGAATAAAAACAGGCCTGTTTTAAAAATATAACAAACGAACGGGCCCTTAGGCCCCGTTGTTTCGGCTGGTTTGGACCGTTCCTAGCCTCCTTCCGGGTGGAAAGAAATAATCTGGATTGAAATTTGGCCCGGATTGAAACAGTCGTTCGTTTGAACTTGTATCAAAAACAAAAGCCACCAGGTTTGGAGATTGTCCGTTGTTCACGACCCGGTACGAAACCCGGTCTCATGTCCTCCGGAATGGTTCCTGGGCTGGAATGAGTGGGCCACTATTTCCTGGCTGGAACTGTTTCCTGGCGCGGAATACATCCCAGGCAGCCGAACGGggccttaggccttgttcgtttgtgccggattgcacccggaatcgtttcagctaatcaaagtttatataaattagaggagcaatccggttaggaattattccgacccaccaatccgtaaCAACCGAACGGCGCCttaaggcttgttcggttagctctcaatccgtgtggattgagtgggattgggtggatttaaatcccaagcaagtcaaacatcttcttaattttttccaatcctatccaatccatgtgtagtaGGAATAACTAAATCATCTTCTATACTCAAAAGTACTCATCCGATTTTGAGTTATAAGTTATTTTAGCTTTTTTAGTTTATGGTTTTATTGTTTACTTAGATAATGTTATATTTGGATACACATTTTAAAGTCAAAATGACTTatgatttgaaaataatagaatactGTTTCTAAGATATGGAGATGCTACAAAAAATCTCTTATCGATCTCCTCTACCTATATTTAAACACATCTCTAGAACACAACATCTTCCTTCTAACAAATATCTACTCTTCTTTATCTTTATCTATATCTCTACTATCTATTAAGGCAATAGTATAGACCATGGGCACAACCATACCCCCGCTCCCCCCTCCTCGCGTGATCCGCGATGTCAGGCCCCGACCCAACCACCGCAAATGCCGCCATGGATCAGCCACGTTCGCCCCCACCCCCGCGCGATCCATGTCCGTGTCCCGCCTCCCTGTACGTCGGTTGTGCCCGGTCCGCGTCACGCCGCCATGGATCTGCCCCCCTCCTCCCACGTGCGATCCTCGCTCGTAGGCCCCTGACCCAACCACCACAAACGTCGCCATGGATCCGCCCCCGCCGCCGCAAACACCGCGCACATACAACCTGCGCCATGGATCCACCTACGATGGCGAGCACGCGCTAGCGCCCAATCTGCACTCGCCCAACTGCATTTTGCGCCATCCGCGTCCGTGTCCCGCCTCCCCCTATGCCGGTTGCGCCTGGTCTGCATCATCCTCATCCGTCTAGCGCAAACAACCACCCGACTTGCACGGCAATCGGCGGATGCGACAGAAGTTGTTTCCGTCCCGCATAATATGCCTACTCCCGACGCCTGCCGGAAGCATGATCAAGGAAGACCAAGCCCAAGGAAGCCCCCCCACCTCCGGTGAAGACGGAAGAGGCTTTCCTACCCCCGTCGGCAAGGAGCAACCGGGGAAGAAGGCCCCACC is a genomic window of Zea mays cultivar B73 chromosome 5, Zm-B73-REFERENCE-NAM-5.0, whole genome shotgun sequence containing:
- the LOC100191241 gene encoding uncharacterized LOC100191241; this encodes MCPTKPDRPGQAAAGSGEKSWREEAVAACSLRLVDLDRGTNGWASPPGDLFHLRARGYFSSGGGKRGKAPSAADWLLRPAGVDWLRSHARLDHVLARDDNRVAAAFRRARLRKDPSAHFLLAVNLQVPGRPDAYSAVFYFAAEAPIPPDSLLGRFIHGDDAYRNARFKIANRIVKGPWIVRATVGNYAACLLGRALTCRYHKGDDYLEIDVDIGSSAIASAILHLALGAVTSVTIDMGFLVESQSEEELPERLFGAVRIAQMEMSAAKYVELPPDEAMPETAGRAGAGFRVSSAKVVNHSRQQDHAGGKVGRSMSCPERESGGK
- the LOC100191241 gene encoding uncharacterized isoform X2; protein product: MCPTKPDRPGQAAAGSGEKSWREEAVAACSLRLVDLDRGTNGWASPPGDLFHLRARGYFSSGGGKRGKAPSAADWLLRPAGVDWLRSHARLDHVLARDDNRVAAAFRRARLRKDPSAHFLLAVNLQVPGRPDAYSAVFYFAAEAPIPPDSLLGRFIHGDDAYRNARFKIANRIVKGPWIVRATVGNYAACLLGRALTCRYHKGDDYLEIDVDIGSSAIASAILHLALGAVTSVTIDMGFLVESQSEEELPERLFGAVRIAQMEMSAAKYVELPPDEAMPETAGRAGAGFRVSSAKVVNHSRQQDHAGGKVGRSMSCPERESGAHGDMLIF
- the LOC100191241 gene encoding uncharacterized isoform X1 codes for the protein MCPTKPDRPGQAAAGSGEKSWREEAVAACSLRLVDLDRGTNGWASPPGDLFHLRARGYFSSGGGKRGKAPSAADWLLRPAGVDWLRSHARLDHVLARDDNRVAAAFRRARLRKDPSAHFLLAVNLQVPGRPDAYSAVFYFAAEAPIPPDSLLGRFIHGDDAYRNARFKIANRIVKGPWIVRATVGNYAACLLGRALTCRYHKGDDYLEIDVDIGSSAIASAILHLALGAVTSVTIDMGFLVESQSEEELPERLFGAVRIAQMEMSAAKYVELPPDEAMPETAGRAGAGFRVSSAKVVNHSRQQDHAGGKVGRSMSCPERESGDAMLNWNHIKDAIILFKHMPARGDKFLFIYVAHGDMLIF